The window TGCGACAGCGCGATCGGCGTGGCCACGGTGCCACTCGCCGATCTGATGGGTGAACTCGGACGGTAAGCGTCGGCGTCGAGCACGGGTATGCTCAAAGGCAACCCGTCGGTGCGATGCCGCTGTTCACTCCGCCACCGCCGACCGGTTCCCATCACTTTCGGTTTCAGGGTCTGTCACGGCGCCCTTCGGCTGGATCGACGCTAGGACCCCCAATGGCCATCACCGACATCGCCAAGTACACGCATCTCAGTCCCGAGGACATCGAAAGCCTCGGCCGGGAGCTGGACGCGATCCGTAGCGACATCGAGGAGTCGCTGGGCTCCCGCGACGCCGCCTACATCCGGCGCACCATCGCGTTCCAGCGCACACTCGACGTCGCAGCGCGGGCGCTCATCGCGACGACTCGCTCGACGGCCGGCTGGTTGCTGGGGACCGCCGCGCTCGGCGTCGCCAAGAGCGTCGAGAACATGGAGATCGGGCACAATGTGTCTCACGGCCAATGGGATTGGATGAATGATCCGGCGATCCACTCCAGCACCTGGGAGTGGGACATGGTCGCGGTGTCGAGTCAGTGGCGGTCGTCGCACAACTACCGCCACCACGTGTTCACCAACGTGCTCGGCGAGGATGACGACCTGGGATTCGGCGTCATGCGGGTGACCCCGGAGCAGCCATGGACGAAGGCGCATCTGCTGCAGCCGCTGCAGAACCTGTTCCTGGCGCTGACGTTCGAGTGGGCCATCGCCCTGCACGGTGTGGACCTCGGCCGTACCCGGCCCGAGAAGATCGCCCAGGTGAAGGCGGTCGTGGGTAAGGTCGCGCGCCAGGGCGTCAAGGACTACGCATTGTGGCCGGCGCTGAGTCTCAGGCGCTGGCGCCGAACCCTGAAGGCCAACGTCGTCGCCAACCTGATGCGCAACCTGTGGGCGTACGTGGTGATCTTCTGCGGGCATTTCCCCGACGGCACACAGAAATTCATGCCGGAGGTGCTGGAGACCGAGACCAGGGCCGAATGGTACCTGCGCCAGATGCTGGGCACCGCCAACTTCAAGGCCGGCCGACTGCTGGGGTTCGCCAGCGGCAACCTGTGCTATCAGATCGAGCACCATCTCTTCCCGGACCTGCCGAGCAACCGCCTCGCCGAGATCTCGCGACGGGTACGGCCGTTGTGCGAGAAGTACGACCTGCCCTACCTCACGGGTTCCTTGGCGCGTCAGTACGCGTCGACACTGCGGACCATCCATCGGCTGGCGCTGCCGAACGGGTTCGTGGCCGCGGCCGTTTGAGATGCCGGTCACATTGGGTACGCGGGCGCCATGGAACGCCTGAGCGGTCTCGACGCGGGGATGTTGTACAGCGAATCTCCCACGGTGCCGCTGCACGTGTGTTCGGTGACCGAACTGGACACCTCGACCGTCCCGGGCGGCTACACGTTCGCGAAGTTCCGCGACCATCTCGCCTCCCGGGTGCCCGCCATCCCGGAGTTCCGCACCAAGCTCGCCGACAACGACCTGAACTTCGACCATCCGGTCTGGGTGGAGGACGACGACTTCGACCTCACCCGGCACCTCAACCGGGTCGCGCTGCCCGAACCCGGGGGACGCGACGAGCTGGCCGAGCTCTGCGGACGCCTCATCGGGATGCCGCTGGAGCGCAGCAAGCCGTTGTGGGAGATGTGGGTGATCGAGGGCGTGGGCGGCAGTGCCGCGCGCGAGGACGGACGGCTGGCGCTGCTGCTCAAGGTCCATCACGCCGCCGTCGACGGTGTGTCTGCGGCCGACCTGCTCGCGAAGCTGCTGGACACCGAACCCGACGCCCCGCCGCCCGACCCGGTCGACGCGCCGACGGGCGCGAGCACGTGGGAGATCGCCGCGGACGGGCTCTGGCGGGTCGTGACGCGACCCTGGCAGCTCACGCGCGTGGTGCCGGTCGCGACGTCGCTGGTCACCAACACCGTCAGTCGCGCCTTCTCGGGGAACGCGATGGCCCTGCCGTTCTCGGCGCCGTCGACACCGTTCAACGCCCCGTTGACCTCCGACCGAAACATTGCGTTCGCGCAGTTGGACCTCGACGACGTCAAGAAGGTCAAGAACCAGGCCGAGGTGAAGGTCAACGACGTGGTGATGGCGCTGTGCGCGGGCGCGTTGCGCGGATACCTGGACGAGCGCGGCGCACTGCCGGACAAGCCGTTGATCGCCGTCGTCCCGTCTTCGGTGCACGGTCAGACCGACCGTCCCGGCCGAAACCAGCTCTCGGGCATGTTCTGCAACCTGCACACCGACATCGAGGATCCGCTGGACCGCCTGTACGCGATCGGCGCCTCGAACGTGCGGGCCAAGGAACACAGCGGGTCGCTGGGCCCGTCCATGTTGATGGACCTGGCGCAGTCGGTGTCGCGCACCATGTTCGGATGGTTGCTCGGCGGGCTGTCGCGGACCTCGCTGGGCAACACCGCGATCCACAACGTGATCATCTCCAACGTCGCCGGCCCGCCGACCACGCTCTACAGCGGCGGGGCCGAGATCACCGGCCTGTACCCGCTGGGCCCGATCTTCCCGGGATCCGGCCTGAACATCACGGTGATGTCGATGGGTGACAAGCTCAACGTCGGCATCATCTCGTGCCCGAAACTCACCGATGACCTGTGGGATCTGGCCGACCGCTTCGACGCCGAGCTGGCCGACCTGCTCGCACGCAGCTGATATCCCTCGGCGGGCACCCCGGCGGTTAAGAGTGCGGGCGAAGCGGGAAGCCTAGACGTCGGCTGCTGGTCGTCGACGGAAGGAGTGCATGTGAGCACCCCGCAGGGTGGCGCTCGGTTGGGTACCCGGTTCGGGCCGTACGAGTTGCACTCCGTGATCGGGGTCGGGGGAATGGGCGAGGTGTACCGCGCCTACGACACCGCGCGGGAGCGCATGGTCGCGATCAAGCTGCTGCGCCCCGAGATGGCGGCCGACCACAGTTTTCAGGAGCGGTTCCGACGCGAATCGCGGGTGGCGGCGCGGCTGCAGGAGCCGCACGTGATCCCGGTGCACAACTTCGGCGAGATCGACGGCGTCCTCTACATCGACATGCGACTGGTCGAGGGCTCCAGCCTCAAAGAGGTGCTGCGCAGCGACGGCCCGCTGCAGCCGGCGCGGGCGGTGTCGATCATCCGGCAGGTGGCCGCGGCGCTGGACGACGCGCACGCCAACGGGCTGGTGCACCGCGACATCAAGCCGGAGAACGTGCTGCTCACCGGAGACGACTTCGCCTACCTGGTCGACTTCGGCATCGCCCACGGCGGCGGGGAGGCGTCGGTGACCTCGACCGGTCTGGTCGTCGGGTCCAGCGCCTACATGGCGCCCGAACGCTTCAGCGGGGAACGCGGCGGGCCCGCGTCGGACATCTACTCGCTGGCCTGCCTGCTGTACGAGTCGCTGACGGGCCGCGCGCCGTTCGAGGCGGCCGACGTGCGGCAGGTGTGGAGCGCGCACATGTTCGCCGCACCGCCGCGGCCGAGCATCATGCGCCGCGGGGTCAGCCGCGCGTTCGACGACGTGATCGCCCGCGGGATGGCGAAGAACCCGGCCGAGCGCTACGCCACTGCGGGCGAGCTGGCCCGCGCGGCGGCCGCCGCGGCCGCTGCGGCACCCGATGCCGAGCCGGTGGCCCCGGTGGCGCCGCCGTCGACGCGGCAGTTCTCCGGGGTGCATCCCGCGATGACCCCGCCGCCGGCGCCTGCACCGGTGGCCCCGGCGCGGAAGGCCGGGCGGGGGCAGGCCGCGCTGGTGGCCGGGATCGTCGTGATGTTCGTCGCGGCCGCGGTGCTGGCGTTGGTGCTGGTGTTCACCGGCGGCTCGGACCCGCAGCCGCCCCGCATCGCGGCACCGCCGTCCTCGTCGTCGGAGACGACACCGCCGACCACGTCGGCCGTCGACGGGGTGTCGGGCACGGATTCGCAAGGCTTCGTGGGACATACGGCCCGCTGCGATTCGGGGGACACGCCCGCGGCGCTGATCCGGACGTCGCTGTCGCTGGCGATCATCTGCGACCGCGGGGACGGCGACTACTACTACCGCGGGGAGCGGTTGCGGGACGGCGCGAATCGCGAGATCGACGGGGCGCGGCGCTCCGGTGACGGTTTCACCGTGACGGGCTCGGACGGTGCCCGCTATGACGTGCAGCCGGATCAGTTGACGATCTCCAGCGGCGGGAGTGTGGATTCCGCGGAGCCGGCGTTGGAGTACGGCTCCGCGCAGTGACCCGGCCTCGAGATTGCGCTGAGGGTTGCGGGCGTGCCGATTCCACAGCCCTGACTGCAATCTCGCGGCCTCACGCCGGCGGCGGCGGGGGTGGTGCCGGTGGAGGGGGCGGCGGCGGAGGGGGCGCCGGCCACGGCAGCACTATCGGCGGCAGCCCCGGGATCTCGATGACGTTCGGCGGAGGCGGTGGCGGCGGCGCGTCCCCGGGCGGTGGAGGTGGCGGTGCGCTGGGCGGTGGCGGTGGACGGTAGACCACGGGCGGGATGCCGTTGCTGGTGAGGATCGTGACGATCGAGCCGGGGATCGTCTTACCGCGCGGTGACGTCCCCACCACTGTGCCCCTCGCCGAGTTGCTGTTGATCGCGGTCGGATCGGGGGAGACCTGAAAGCCGCTCTCTACCAACTTGTTCCGCGCTGCGTCGAGCTTCATCCCGGTGACGCTGGGCACCTCGCTGCCCGGGCCGCCGTCGACATAGCGGGGTTCGGTGGGCGGCAGCGCGACCGGACCGAAGTCCTCGGCGATCGGTTTCATGGCCCGGTACCAGGTCAGCGCGGGTTCGGTACCGCCGTACAGATCGCCGTCGCCGCACTTGCGCAGGGGGTAGGAGCACAGACCCGACGGCGACGGGGAGTCGTCGAAGATGTAGTTCGCGGCGGCGTAGCGATTCGTGAACCCGAGGAACGCCGAGGACCGGTGCGACTCGGTGGTGCCGGTCTTGCCGGACATCGGTAGATCCCATCCGACCGAACCCGCTGCGCCGGTGGCGGTTCCGCTGGTGTGGTCCTTGCCGAGCGCGTTGGCCATCGCGTTGGCGAGCCCTTCGGGGACCACCTGCTCGCAGGGCGGCGTCTGCAGCGGGACCTCGTTGCCGTGGCGGTCGAAGACCTTGTCGATGGGGCTCGGCGGGCACCACATGCCGCCGGAGGCCAGCGTCGCCGCGACATTGGTCAACTCCAGGGCGTTGAGCTCGAAGGGGCCCAGCGTGAAAGAGCCGATGTTCTGCCGCTTGACGAAATCGGCGATGCTCTCGTCGGTTTCGGGATCGTAGACGCGGGCGGACCCGGGCTCGGTGTAGGAGCGCAGCCCGAGCCGGACGGCCATGTCCACCGCGCGGGGCACCCCGATCTGCGAGATCAGTTTGGCGAACGCGGTATTGGGTGATTTCGCCAGCGCATCGGTGACGTTCATCTGGCCGGCGAAGCCAGAGACGTTCTTCACGCACCAGGTCTTCGGTGGGCATCCCGGTTCGGTACTGTCGCCCAGGCCGGTGGCGCGGAACGTCTGCGGCACGTCCAGGGTGGCGTTGATGCCCAGACCCATCTCCAGCGCTGCGGCGGTGGTAAAGATCTTGAAGATCGACCCGGCGCCGTCGCCGGCGAGGGTGAACGGTTGCGGCTGCACCGTCTGCCCGGCGTTGAGATCCAGCCCGTAGCTGCGATTGTCGGCCATCGCGACCACCCGGTGGGCGTCCTTGCCGGGGAGGATCACGCTCATGACGCTGGCCACACCGGGGGTGGTCGGCTCGGCGTAGTGGTCGACGGCCGATTTCACGCCGGCCTGGATCTTCGGGTCCAGCGTGGTGCGGATCAGGTAGCCGTTGCGTGCGACGTCTTTCATGCTCAGGCCCGCTCGAGCGAGGTAGCGCATCGCGTATTCGCAGAAGAAGCCCCGGTCGCCGGCGGCGATGCAGCCCTGCGGCAGGGGAGCGGGTCGCGGCAGCACCCCGAGCGGCTGGGCCTTGGCGGCACGCAGTTCGTCGGCGTGCTCGGGCAGGTTGTCGATCATCGTGTCGAGCACGATGTTGCGCCGCGCCAGCGCGTCGTCGGGGTTGGTGTACGGGTCGAGGAGGCTGGTGGAGCGCACCATCCCGGCGAGCAGGCTCGCCTGCGCCCAGTCGAGGTCGGCGGCGTCGATGCCGAAGTAGGTGCGCGCGGCTTCCTGCACGCCGAAGGCCCCGTTGCCGAACGCCACCAGGTTCAGGTAGCGGGTCAGGATCTCGGTCTTGGACAGCAATTTGTCCATGGCCAGGGCTGCCCGGATCTCGCGCAGCTTGCGTGCGGGGGTGACGGCGACCGCGGCGCGCCGGTCGGCGTCGGTCTTCGCGCGTACCAGCAGGTTGAAGTTCTTGACGTACTGCTGTTCCAGCGTCGACCCGCCGCGGACCCCTTTGTCGCCGCGCAGGTAGCCGGCCAGGCCGGTCAGGGTGCCCTGCCAGTCGACGCCGTTGTGTTCGGTGAACCGCTTGTCCTCGATGGAGATGATGGCGAGCTTCATCGCGCCGGAGATCCGGTCGCTGGGCACCTCCCAGCGGCGTTGCTCGTAGAGCCACGCGATGGGTTTCCCGGAGGCATCGACCATGGTGGACACGCGCGGCAGTTCGCCGTTGATCAGGTCGGCGGATTCGTCGGTCGCGGAGTTGGATACGCGCATGACCACCGTGCCGGCGCCGCCCACTAACGGGAACATCAGTGCGGCGACGAGCAGACCCGCGATCAGGACGCAGCCGGCCAGCTTGCCGGCGGCGATCACCTGTGCCCGACGTCGGTCGCGCATCACGCCAGCCTAGTACTACAGCCGTAGATAGCGTTCATTGTTGTTGATGTTGTTTGCGGTAATGGTAGGTGCGGGCTCTCGTTTGATGTCGTCGCCGCCAGGTGGACCAGGCGAGGACGTCGGCAACCGCGTGTAGCGGCTGCAATACCAGGGCGATGAAGAGTCTGCGGAATTCATTGACTGTCAACGTGATCAGTGTCTGGCCGGTCTGGTCGTCGGGTTCGTCGCTGCGCCGTTGAGCGGCGGTCGTGACGACGAGGAAGGCATGGGCAAGCATGGATAGGGTGACCCAGCGGTGCCAAGAGGTCCAGGTCCGTACCTGGTGCTCGTCGAGCCCGGCCAGGCCCTTGCCGGCTTGAAACGATTCCTCGACCTTCCAGCGCCGCCCGGCGACCCGTACGTAGTCGGCCAGGGTGACCGGATTGGGGCTGTAGCAGCGGTAATAGGCCAATTCAGCGGTCTTGTCGTTGCGGCGCACCAGCAGGTGATGGTGGCCGGGCTCGGCGTCGGTGATTTCGACCAACGTCCAGGAGTACCAGCGTTGGCCCTTGGCGCCGGTTCCGGCGCTGACGCGCCGCCAGGCCCGCCGCGGCAGAGACCGGGCAAGCTCGTCTACTCGCTGGCTGCCCGTACTGGTGGTGACGGTGCGATTGGACCCGACGGCCAGCACATAGCCCAGCCCCTGGGCGGCGATCGCGGCGCGCAGGTCGGGGTCGGCGCCGTAGACCTCGTCGCCGGTGGCCCATCGCGCAGGGACTCCGGCGGCCACAGCACGAGTGATCATCCGCTCGGCCAGCGCAGGTTTGGTGGCGAACTCGACATCGGTGGGCACCCCGGCGCACTGACGGCGTTCCGAGTCGTCGATCCACGACTTCGGCAGGTATAGCTCGCGGTCCACCAGTGCGTGACTGTTGGGCCCCGCATAGGCCAAATACACAGCGACTTGGGCGTTTTCGATCCTGCCCGCGGTACCGGTGTACTGGCGCTGAGTCCCGACGGTATGAGTGCCCTTCTTCACGTCTCCAGTCTCATCGACGATCAGGATCGCCTCGTCATCGCCGAGGTGGTCGACCACGTAGGCGCGAAGATCATCACGCACTCCCTCGGCGTCCCACTTCGCCCGCGCCAGCAGATGCTGCATCCGGTCCGGGCTGCTGTGGCCGCAACGCTCGGCCAGCGTCCAACAGTTCTTACGGTCAATGTCACAGACCAACCCGAGCATCAACGCGCCGGCGTTGCGCAGCGGCTCGCACCGAGCGAACCGTGACGCGACCCGATCCAGCACCTCATCAAAGCCACTTCGCCACCGATCAACGTCTACCCTGTAAGCCGCGGCGACCGCGGCATCATCGTTAGTTCTCACAAACTCCGAACGATGCCGCGGTCACCCAATCCAGCAAGGCAAACACGCCGACGAGC is drawn from Mycolicibacterium gilvum and contains these coding sequences:
- a CDS encoding fatty acid desaturase family protein: MAITDIAKYTHLSPEDIESLGRELDAIRSDIEESLGSRDAAYIRRTIAFQRTLDVAARALIATTRSTAGWLLGTAALGVAKSVENMEIGHNVSHGQWDWMNDPAIHSSTWEWDMVAVSSQWRSSHNYRHHVFTNVLGEDDDLGFGVMRVTPEQPWTKAHLLQPLQNLFLALTFEWAIALHGVDLGRTRPEKIAQVKAVVGKVARQGVKDYALWPALSLRRWRRTLKANVVANLMRNLWAYVVIFCGHFPDGTQKFMPEVLETETRAEWYLRQMLGTANFKAGRLLGFASGNLCYQIEHHLFPDLPSNRLAEISRRVRPLCEKYDLPYLTGSLARQYASTLRTIHRLALPNGFVAAAV
- a CDS encoding WS/DGAT/MGAT family O-acyltransferase: MERLSGLDAGMLYSESPTVPLHVCSVTELDTSTVPGGYTFAKFRDHLASRVPAIPEFRTKLADNDLNFDHPVWVEDDDFDLTRHLNRVALPEPGGRDELAELCGRLIGMPLERSKPLWEMWVIEGVGGSAAREDGRLALLLKVHHAAVDGVSAADLLAKLLDTEPDAPPPDPVDAPTGASTWEIAADGLWRVVTRPWQLTRVVPVATSLVTNTVSRAFSGNAMALPFSAPSTPFNAPLTSDRNIAFAQLDLDDVKKVKNQAEVKVNDVVMALCAGALRGYLDERGALPDKPLIAVVPSSVHGQTDRPGRNQLSGMFCNLHTDIEDPLDRLYAIGASNVRAKEHSGSLGPSMLMDLAQSVSRTMFGWLLGGLSRTSLGNTAIHNVIISNVAGPPTTLYSGGAEITGLYPLGPIFPGSGLNITVMSMGDKLNVGIISCPKLTDDLWDLADRFDAELADLLARS
- a CDS encoding serine/threonine-protein kinase, encoding MSTPQGGARLGTRFGPYELHSVIGVGGMGEVYRAYDTARERMVAIKLLRPEMAADHSFQERFRRESRVAARLQEPHVIPVHNFGEIDGVLYIDMRLVEGSSLKEVLRSDGPLQPARAVSIIRQVAAALDDAHANGLVHRDIKPENVLLTGDDFAYLVDFGIAHGGGEASVTSTGLVVGSSAYMAPERFSGERGGPASDIYSLACLLYESLTGRAPFEAADVRQVWSAHMFAAPPRPSIMRRGVSRAFDDVIARGMAKNPAERYATAGELARAAAAAAAAAPDAEPVAPVAPPSTRQFSGVHPAMTPPPAPAPVAPARKAGRGQAALVAGIVVMFVAAAVLALVLVFTGGSDPQPPRIAAPPSSSSETTPPTTSAVDGVSGTDSQGFVGHTARCDSGDTPAALIRTSLSLAIICDRGDGDYYYRGERLRDGANREIDGARRSGDGFTVTGSDGARYDVQPDQLTISSGGSVDSAEPALEYGSAQ
- the ponA2 gene encoding transglycosylase/D,D-transpeptidase PonA2 translates to MRDRRRAQVIAAGKLAGCVLIAGLLVAALMFPLVGGAGTVVMRVSNSATDESADLINGELPRVSTMVDASGKPIAWLYEQRRWEVPSDRISGAMKLAIISIEDKRFTEHNGVDWQGTLTGLAGYLRGDKGVRGGSTLEQQYVKNFNLLVRAKTDADRRAAVAVTPARKLREIRAALAMDKLLSKTEILTRYLNLVAFGNGAFGVQEAARTYFGIDAADLDWAQASLLAGMVRSTSLLDPYTNPDDALARRNIVLDTMIDNLPEHADELRAAKAQPLGVLPRPAPLPQGCIAAGDRGFFCEYAMRYLARAGLSMKDVARNGYLIRTTLDPKIQAGVKSAVDHYAEPTTPGVASVMSVILPGKDAHRVVAMADNRSYGLDLNAGQTVQPQPFTLAGDGAGSIFKIFTTAAALEMGLGINATLDVPQTFRATGLGDSTEPGCPPKTWCVKNVSGFAGQMNVTDALAKSPNTAFAKLISQIGVPRAVDMAVRLGLRSYTEPGSARVYDPETDESIADFVKRQNIGSFTLGPFELNALELTNVAATLASGGMWCPPSPIDKVFDRHGNEVPLQTPPCEQVVPEGLANAMANALGKDHTSGTATGAAGSVGWDLPMSGKTGTTESHRSSAFLGFTNRYAAANYIFDDSPSPSGLCSYPLRKCGDGDLYGGTEPALTWYRAMKPIAEDFGPVALPPTEPRYVDGGPGSEVPSVTGMKLDAARNKLVESGFQVSPDPTAINSNSARGTVVGTSPRGKTIPGSIVTILTSNGIPPVVYRPPPPPSAPPPPPPGDAPPPPPPPNVIEIPGLPPIVLPWPAPPPPPPPPPAPPPPPPA
- a CDS encoding IS701 family transposase; this translates as MRTNDDAAVAAAYRVDVDRWRSGFDEVLDRVASRFARCEPLRNAGALMLGLVCDIDRKNCWTLAERCGHSSPDRMQHLLARAKWDAEGVRDDLRAYVVDHLGDDEAILIVDETGDVKKGTHTVGTQRQYTGTAGRIENAQVAVYLAYAGPNSHALVDRELYLPKSWIDDSERRQCAGVPTDVEFATKPALAERMITRAVAAGVPARWATGDEVYGADPDLRAAIAAQGLGYVLAVGSNRTVTTSTGSQRVDELARSLPRRAWRRVSAGTGAKGQRWYSWTLVEITDAEPGHHHLLVRRNDKTAELAYYRCYSPNPVTLADYVRVAGRRWKVEESFQAGKGLAGLDEHQVRTWTSWHRWVTLSMLAHAFLVVTTAAQRRSDEPDDQTGQTLITLTVNEFRRLFIALVLQPLHAVADVLAWSTWRRRHQTRARTYHYRKQHQQQ